One Rhinolophus sinicus isolate RSC01 linkage group LG06, ASM3656204v1, whole genome shotgun sequence DNA window includes the following coding sequences:
- the LOC109450318 gene encoding transmembrane 4 L6 family member 1 isoform X1, giving the protein MCSETGSRYTGMLLLALATAAIVANLLLYFPNGQVLEPAYITDFVWFFHGFLGAGLLVLVPALMLLRGGGEDCCAHRCGMLFPVLLAMQGTVGAVYCVVISSLGLLRGPFCDTGSGNYTYPFRNDSLEDNYLFNQPTWTTCQEPEHIVLWNVVLFSILLGIGMVEAMLCLSQVISGLCDIYCGTCIRKGQDPSTRL; this is encoded by the exons ATGTGCTCTGAGACAGGCTCCAGGTACACAGGCATGCTGCTCTTGGCTTTGGCCACTGCAGCCATCGTCGCCAACCTCCTACTCTACTTTCCCAACGGGCAGGTACTGGAGCCTGCCTACATCACGGACTTCGTCTGGTTTTTCCACGGCTTTCTTGGAGCTGGACTCTTG GTTTTGGTGCCAGCACTAATGCTGTTGAGAGGCGGTGGAGAAGACTGCTGTGCTCACAGATGTGGG ATGCTGTTCCCTGTGCTTCTGGCCATGCAGGGCACGGTGGGGGCTGTGTACTGTGTGGTCATTTCTTCACTAGGTTTGCTCCGCGGCCCTTTCTGTGACACAGGCAGTGGAAACTACACCTACCCTTTCAGGAATGACAGCCTGGA GGACAACTACTTATTCAACCAGCCCACCTGGACCACCTGCCAAGAGCCCGAGCATATTGTCCTCTGGAACGTGGTCTTGTTCTCCATCCTCCTGGGGATCGGCATGGTGGAAGCAATGCTTTGCCTTAGTCAAGTCATCAGTGGACTCTGTGACATCTACTGTGGTACCTGCATCCGAAAAGGACAG GATCCTTCCACCCGGCTGTGA
- the LOC109450318 gene encoding transmembrane 4 L6 family member 1 isoform X2: MCSETGSRYTGMLLLALATAAIVANLLLYFPNGQVLEPAYITDFVWFFHGFLGAGLLVLVPALMLLRGGGEDCCAHRCGMLFPVLLAMQGTVGAVYCVVISSLGLLRGPFCDTGSGNYTYPFRNDSLEDNYLFNQPTWTTCQEPEHIVLWNVVLFSILLGIGMVEAMLCLSQVISGLCDIYCGTCIRKGQVNITGL, translated from the exons ATGTGCTCTGAGACAGGCTCCAGGTACACAGGCATGCTGCTCTTGGCTTTGGCCACTGCAGCCATCGTCGCCAACCTCCTACTCTACTTTCCCAACGGGCAGGTACTGGAGCCTGCCTACATCACGGACTTCGTCTGGTTTTTCCACGGCTTTCTTGGAGCTGGACTCTTG GTTTTGGTGCCAGCACTAATGCTGTTGAGAGGCGGTGGAGAAGACTGCTGTGCTCACAGATGTGGG ATGCTGTTCCCTGTGCTTCTGGCCATGCAGGGCACGGTGGGGGCTGTGTACTGTGTGGTCATTTCTTCACTAGGTTTGCTCCGCGGCCCTTTCTGTGACACAGGCAGTGGAAACTACACCTACCCTTTCAGGAATGACAGCCTGGA GGACAACTACTTATTCAACCAGCCCACCTGGACCACCTGCCAAGAGCCCGAGCATATTGTCCTCTGGAACGTGGTCTTGTTCTCCATCCTCCTGGGGATCGGCATGGTGGAAGCAATGCTTTGCCTTAGTCAAGTCATCAGTGGACTCTGTGACATCTACTGTGGTACCTGCATCCGAAAAGGACAG GTGAATATAACTGGTTTATGA